Genomic segment of Paenibacillus polymyxa:
CAGGACTGGGATTGTCCATCTGTAAAAACTTGGTTAAGCTGATGGGGGGTTCCATTGGTGTGGATAGCGATGAGGCTAGAGGAGCGACGTTCCGGTTCCAGCTGGATCTTAAGCTGCCAGAAGGTTCAACGCTTGCGAATATAAGCCGTGATGAACCTTATGAGTCAAAGGAAGGCTAAAAAGCGATAACCGTGATGCATGATGCATCACGGTTATTTTTGTAAGGAATACCCAAAGAAAAGATTGACAAACTGTTCTAACTGTACTATTAATGATAGTACAGTTAGAACAGTTCAGTATATACAAGTGAATCAGAATAAGTCTTGAAAGGAGGAAGTCCATGTTCGAGCTGGATATCCGCAGCCGCAAGCCGATCTACGAACAGCTTATGGACAGGGTAAAGGAAATGATCGTGTACGGATCACTTCAGCCGGATGAGCAATTGCCTTCCGTACGGACATTGTCCGCTCAGCTCACGGTGAATCCGAATACGATTCAGAAGGCATATCGAGAGTTGGAACGAGAAGGATACATTTATTCCGTTCAAGGCAAAGGCAGCTTTGTCACACCTGCCCAGCATCAGCCACAACAAATCAAGCGGGATGAGATTCGGGTGGCATTGTTAAACCAGATGATTGAAGCCGTCCATTTCGGTTTTACACAGCAGGAAGTGGACGACATATACGTGGAAGCTATACAAACAAAGGAAAGGGGGATGTCCCTTGATTGAATTAAGGGAAGTCACAAAGACATTTACAGAAGAAAAAGCTGTTGATCAGCTAGCCCTTACGGTAAAGAAGGGCTCCATTTTTGGACTGCTGGGCTCGAACGGAGCTGGGAAAACGACCTTGCTCAAAATTATTGCCGGGATTTACCGACCCGATGTTGGCAAGGTGTTAATCAGTGGACAGCCGGTATATGAGCAGCCTGAAGTCAAGCAGCACATTCTGTTTTTGCCGGATGCTCCCTATTTCTTCCCACAAGCGACAATTCGTCAGATGGCCCGGTTTTACCGCTCTATTTATCCAAGTTGGAGTGAAGAACGCTACACACAGCTAACAGGTATTTTTAAGCTGGACCCGAAGCGCAAACTTCACCGATTTTCCAAAGGGATGAAGCGTCAAGCCGCTTTTTTGCTTGCCTTGAGCTGTATGCCTGAGCTGCTGGTTTTGGATGAACCCATTGATGGTCTGGACCCCGTGATGCGCAGAATGATCAAAAATCTCTTGTTCCAAGAAACCGCTGCACGTGAGATGACCGTCGTAATTTCATCTCATAATTTGCGTGAGATTGAAGACATGTGTGATCATGTGGGCATTATGCACCAAGGACGGATGCTGTTGGAAAAAGAGGTCGACGACCTCAAATCTGATACGCATAAGGTGCAGGTTGCTTTTCGGGACAGCATGCATGAGGAAGCTGTCTGTGGCCAACTTTCGGTCGTACATAAGGAGCGGAGGGGCAGTGTTCTGCTGCTTATTATCCGGGGTGAGCGAGAGCGGATTGCAGAGACAATTGAAGCGTATGAGCCGCATGTATTCGATTTGTTGCCGCTGACGCTTGAGGAAATTTTCATTTATGAAATGGAGGACGCAGGTTATGACATCCAACCGATTCTTCTGTAGCGGCGGCGTAATTCGCCAATGCTTGACACAGCATGGCTGGATCGGTCTATTGTACTTGGCGGGATTGCTGTTTACAGTACCGCTGCCATTGTTTATGAGCATTGGTGATGAACAACCGCGAGTGGTTTTAAAAAGCTTGTTCGATAGCACAAACTCGGGTAATGAATTGCAAAAATTAATTTTAATGACCGTACCGGTGCTGGCAGGCGTGATGCTGCTTCGTTTTGTTCAGCGACAGGGGCCATCCGATTTGTATCATAGCCTACCTTTGCGTAGAGAGCATCTATTAACGGCACATTTCATTAGCGGTCTTATTCTTTTACTTGTACCTGTGTGGCTGACTGCGGGAGTAACTGCTTGGGTTAACACGTCAATCGAACTGCCTTATATTTTCCATATCCATGATATTGGATCGTGGGCTCTGGTCGTATCCGTCCTTACGATTTTCCTGTTTACCTTTACCGTGTTTGTAGGGACTTGTGTGGGACAATCGTTGCTACAGGCCGTAGTAGTGTATGTTTTGCTGCTATTGCCTCAGTTTCTATTCATGATGATGGGGCGTTTTCTGGAACGTAATTTATACGGTTATGTGCGGGTACGAGAAACCGTTGTCCAATATATTAACGGTTCGGAGTTTCGTAGTAATAATAATGTTTGGGAAAACTTATCGCCGTTTGTACGCATTGTGGAGAACTTGCCGCAGCGCGCCTTTTCCTACATAGAGCTACTTGCCTATTTAGGTATCTCTCTGCTGTTTGTCGCCTTGAGTTACGGTTTGTATCGTAAACGCTTGGTCGAAAAGGCGACTCAGGCCATAGCATTTCCTTTCTTACAGCCTTTGTTCAAGGCAGGGGTTATACTATGCGCCATGCTAGTACTAGGTGATTATTTTTATAATCCAGGTACAAGAGGAGTAAATTGGTCGATTTTTGGCTATACACTTGGAGCTATTTTAGGCTACATCGTTGTAGAGATGGTCATCCGCAAGACATGGCAAATTGTGCGTGTTCGTGCTTTGGTGGAAATGGTTGTTTACGGTGTGATCATGGGGCTGGTACTATATATCCCGATTTCGGGTTGGTTGGGTTATGAGGGGCGGATTCCAACAGCTCACTCCGTAGAAAAGGTTTATGTCGGGCAAGAGGAGCCTCTAGGGGGAGATGCACAAACAGAAGCTTATTACTCCCAAGACAGGGCTTACATCGCCTCTGTGCTGAATTTACATCGTGAACTCGTACGTGCACATGCAGCTGGTGAGAAAACGTTGTCCAAAAACCTGGCGGTTGAATCGGCAGTCATAGTCTACCGTTTGGATGATGGTTCCACCATGACTCGCCGCTATACATTCCCGGAGAAGCCCTTCCGGACAGAACTGACTAAAGTGATGGAAGCAGAGCCTTACAAAATGGTGAGGTACAAGTTGGATAAGCTGCAAGGAAAAGCAGAGACGATTAATATCCAATCCGTAGATGATAATGAAAGACGAGTGGTTTTAACCAATCCCAAAGAAGCACGTGAATTTGAAGATATACTCAGAGAAGAAGTATTAAATATGAGTTATAGCGAAATGCAATCACATCGATATCCCCTAGGGAGTGTTTCTATTACAAACAAAGAGTCATCCTTTACCAATAACGAACCGAGCTGGACTCGTGAATTTTCATTTGATTGGCCGGCTTCATATCACAAGCTTACAGGTTGGCTAGAGCAAAAGGGGTATGCGGATAAGGTGATCATTGATGCCAAGGATATTTTTTCGATACGGGCTGTTCCTATTATTACTGAAGAGCTTGAACCTTATCAACCCAATCAGTATATTGAAGACTATAAGCTATTTAAAAGCATCCAACAGAAGCATAAAGCAATAACGATTGAAGACCCGAAGCTGTGGAGCACTGTACTGGAAAAGCGTAGATCTAATAGCTATACTCCAAAT
This window contains:
- a CDS encoding GntR family transcriptional regulator, with the protein product MFELDIRSRKPIYEQLMDRVKEMIVYGSLQPDEQLPSVRTLSAQLTVNPNTIQKAYRELEREGYIYSVQGKGSFVTPAQHQPQQIKRDEIRVALLNQMIEAVHFGFTQQEVDDIYVEAIQTKERGMSLD
- a CDS encoding ABC transporter ATP-binding protein, with the translated sequence MIELREVTKTFTEEKAVDQLALTVKKGSIFGLLGSNGAGKTTLLKIIAGIYRPDVGKVLISGQPVYEQPEVKQHILFLPDAPYFFPQATIRQMARFYRSIYPSWSEERYTQLTGIFKLDPKRKLHRFSKGMKRQAAFLLALSCMPELLVLDEPIDGLDPVMRRMIKNLLFQETAAREMTVVISSHNLREIEDMCDHVGIMHQGRMLLEKEVDDLKSDTHKVQVAFRDSMHEEAVCGQLSVVHKERRGSVLLLIIRGERERIAETIEAYEPHVFDLLPLTLEEIFIYEMEDAGYDIQPILL
- a CDS encoding DUF6449 domain-containing protein, with amino-acid sequence MTSNRFFCSGGVIRQCLTQHGWIGLLYLAGLLFTVPLPLFMSIGDEQPRVVLKSLFDSTNSGNELQKLILMTVPVLAGVMLLRFVQRQGPSDLYHSLPLRREHLLTAHFISGLILLLVPVWLTAGVTAWVNTSIELPYIFHIHDIGSWALVVSVLTIFLFTFTVFVGTCVGQSLLQAVVVYVLLLLPQFLFMMMGRFLERNLYGYVRVRETVVQYINGSEFRSNNNVWENLSPFVRIVENLPQRAFSYIELLAYLGISLLFVALSYGLYRKRLVEKATQAIAFPFLQPLFKAGVILCAMLVLGDYFYNPGTRGVNWSIFGYTLGAILGYIVVEMVIRKTWQIVRVRALVEMVVYGVIMGLVLYIPISGWLGYEGRIPTAHSVEKVYVGQEEPLGGDAQTEAYYSQDRAYIASVLNLHRELVRAHAAGEKTLSKNLAVESAVIVYRLDDGSTMTRRYTFPEKPFRTELTKVMEAEPYKMVRYKLDKLQGKAETINIQSVDDNERRVVLTNPKEAREFEDILREEVLNMSYSEMQSHRYPLGSVSITNKESSFTNNEPSWTREFSFDWPASYHKLTGWLEQKGYADKVIIDAKDIFSIRAVPIITEELEPYQPNQYIEDYKLFKSIQQKHKAITIEDPKLWSTVLEKRRSNSYTPNMTKGTYLVQVKIKPLFSSDPHTRYYYFTPNDMTPELAKALPAIP